The following proteins are encoded in a genomic region of Sulfurimonas sp. HSL3-7:
- a CDS encoding imelysin family protein, producing MKVHTKIGSMLSLAAVLVLSGCGSDSSDKSETSISTAQKKTVLTTYADIAETNYNDALSDAQAMQIAITAFAAAPDETTLAAAKAAWLTARESYGTTEAFRLSEGPIDAEEGFATIYGAPEGQINAWPLDENMIDYTQTNSSSEPTSGNIIDTADLFTPNGGSAVDVTTITTSALAELNENGGDANVATGYHAVEFLLWGQDQDYENFLNDTITNGALRAGERPLEDFDGTNANSDRRLEYLQAAADLIVEDLSTVAAAWDHSKPADCTVLPATGCYRAAFLGELDLNATLAGNFENIAPDTALKTVISGLGVFIKSEVANERIAVAVLTPSEEDEHSCFSDNTHRDIVLNYQGFVNILKGEYRGVSKGTSMYSLLDTTGKSAVDTLISDISEKVAAIDSAARTSEHFDYQIKDGSAYKQNIIDTKNKMRKLGDEMVNVAEAFDISLSEDDVTDAEETEI from the coding sequence ATGAAAGTTCACACAAAGATCGGAAGCATGCTGTCTCTGGCAGCCGTATTGGTATTGAGCGGCTGCGGCAGCGACAGCAGCGATAAGAGCGAGACCTCTATCTCAACTGCACAGAAAAAGACTGTTCTGACCACCTATGCCGATATTGCCGAAACAAACTACAACGATGCCCTCTCAGATGCCCAGGCTATGCAGATAGCAATCACTGCCTTTGCCGCAGCGCCCGATGAAACTACCCTGGCCGCTGCCAAAGCGGCCTGGCTGACTGCACGCGAGTCCTACGGTACGACAGAGGCTTTCCGCCTCAGCGAAGGCCCTATCGATGCCGAAGAGGGTTTTGCGACGATCTACGGAGCGCCGGAGGGGCAGATTAACGCCTGGCCCCTGGATGAGAATATGATCGATTATACGCAGACAAATAGCTCTTCCGAGCCGACAAGCGGCAACATCATCGACACCGCCGATCTCTTCACACCCAACGGCGGCAGCGCCGTTGACGTGACAACGATCACCACGTCGGCTCTCGCGGAGCTCAACGAGAACGGCGGCGATGCCAACGTCGCTACGGGCTACCATGCCGTCGAGTTCCTTCTCTGGGGACAGGACCAGGACTATGAGAACTTCCTCAACGACACCATTACAAACGGCGCCCTCAGAGCGGGTGAACGCCCTCTGGAGGACTTTGACGGCACAAATGCCAACAGCGACCGCCGGCTGGAATACCTGCAGGCTGCCGCCGATCTGATCGTGGAGGACCTCTCAACAGTTGCCGCGGCATGGGACCACAGCAAGCCGGCCGACTGTACGGTACTGCCGGCGACAGGATGCTACCGCGCCGCATTCCTCGGCGAGCTCGATCTCAACGCCACCCTAGCGGGAAATTTCGAGAATATCGCACCAGACACCGCCCTCAAGACGGTTATCTCGGGGCTGGGTGTCTTCATCAAGTCGGAAGTTGCCAACGAACGCATTGCCGTCGCCGTCTTGACCCCGAGCGAAGAGGATGAGCACTCCTGCTTCTCCGACAACACCCACCGTGACATCGTCTTGAACTATCAGGGTTTTGTCAACATCCTGAAAGGCGAGTACAGAGGCGTTTCCAAAGGAACCAGCATGTACTCCCTCTTGGATACAACCGGCAAAAGTGCCGTTGACACTCTGATCTCGGACATTTCAGAAAAAGTAGCCGCCATCGACAGTGCCGCCAGAACGTCCGAACACTTTGACTACCAGATCAAAGACGGATCGGCCTACAAGCAAAATATCATCGACACAAAAAACAAGATGCGCAAGCTGGGTGACGAGATGGTCAACGTGGCGGAGGCCTTCGATATCTCATTGTCGGAAGACGATGTCACCGATGCAGAAGAGACCGAAATCTAA
- a CDS encoding di-heme oxidoredictase family protein: MKTILPMALAALLAAGCSDTATEQPERDTLAENHYTQESGKKAFSHAIGGMDGTQTDLFVLGKSFFRIPWVEAPSATTARDGLGPLFSANTCKNCHPANGAGTAVNERGEINRSLVMRLSLKHAENINNGLEMQNEGFLPEPHYGGQLSVNGIFSVPFEGKPEVTYKTVEGRYGDGETFSLRAPAYRIDSLNYGPLHPQANIAPHIALALIGLGAIERIDADDILKHEDINDSDNDGISGKANWVYSPETKKMELGRFTWKASAPSVRYQTANAMSNDMGLTTPLFPKENCTESQKECNEAASGRDPFDVPQGRLDAVAFYISSLRIPKQREMENKEEAGELFRRIGCTGCHVESYTTADGLHISPYSDFLLHDMGEALSDGHRNFRAGPNEFRTPPLWGAGLYKTVGGEANYLHDGRARSIEEAILWHGGEAAPSREAFKHLTKEERALLLAYIGVL; the protein is encoded by the coding sequence ATGAAAACGATTCTTCCGATGGCACTTGCGGCCCTCCTGGCCGCCGGCTGCTCCGACACCGCCACAGAGCAGCCGGAGAGAGACACTCTAGCTGAAAACCACTACACCCAAGAGAGCGGGAAAAAAGCCTTCAGCCATGCCATAGGCGGCATGGACGGTACCCAGACGGATCTTTTCGTTTTGGGCAAAAGCTTTTTCCGCATTCCCTGGGTCGAAGCCCCTTCGGCGACGACCGCGCGCGACGGCCTCGGCCCCCTCTTCTCTGCCAACACCTGCAAAAACTGCCACCCCGCCAACGGGGCAGGCACCGCTGTAAACGAGCGGGGAGAGATAAACCGTTCTCTGGTAATGCGGCTCTCGCTTAAGCATGCCGAAAATATTAATAATGGCTTGGAGATGCAAAACGAAGGTTTTTTGCCTGAGCCTCACTACGGCGGACAGCTGAGCGTCAACGGCATTTTCAGTGTCCCCTTCGAAGGAAAACCTGAGGTCACCTACAAAACGGTGGAGGGGCGTTACGGCGACGGAGAGACCTTTTCGCTGCGTGCACCCGCCTACCGTATCGACAGTCTCAACTACGGGCCGCTGCACCCGCAGGCCAACATCGCACCGCATATCGCACTGGCACTGATCGGCCTGGGGGCGATCGAACGCATCGATGCCGACGACATCCTCAAACATGAAGATATCAACGACAGTGACAACGACGGCATTTCGGGCAAAGCGAACTGGGTCTACTCTCCCGAGACAAAAAAGATGGAGCTCGGCCGTTTCACGTGGAAAGCCTCGGCCCCTTCTGTCCGATATCAGACAGCCAATGCGATGAGCAATGATATGGGGCTGACCACCCCGCTCTTTCCGAAAGAGAACTGTACCGAAAGCCAAAAAGAGTGCAACGAGGCCGCCTCGGGAAGGGATCCTTTTGATGTCCCTCAGGGCCGTCTGGATGCGGTCGCATTCTACATCTCCTCTCTGCGCATCCCCAAACAGCGTGAGATGGAGAACAAAGAGGAGGCCGGAGAGCTGTTCAGACGCATCGGCTGCACAGGCTGCCATGTCGAAAGCTATACGACGGCAGACGGCCTTCATATCAGCCCCTACTCCGACTTCCTGCTACACGATATGGGCGAAGCCCTCTCCGACGGGCACCGCAACTTCAGAGCCGGGCCTAATGAGTTCAGGACCCCGCCGCTTTGGGGTGCCGGTCTCTACAAAACGGTCGGCGGCGAAGCCAACTACTTGCATGACGGGCGGGCGAGGAGCATCGAAGAGGCGATCCTCTGGCATGGCGGTGAAGCTGCACCGTCCAGAGAGGCCTTTAAACACCTTACCAAAGAAGAGCGGGCCCTTCTGCTTGCCTACATAGGAGTACTGTGA
- a CDS encoding imelysin family protein codes for MRALLTALTLSAVLLMSGCGDNAYDGETGLIKTTAAGSASLVSLNNRVLRANSQAASEAAQEALDAMHALETEVNEESYAGATASFVTLMTAWKRVEATYVAQDFEEALIDMPRFIDQFNIGKNSDIPAQMDSVVNGSGDVAAALYTSSHKTLNALEYLLYGDEQNSSAQMVTLMASNPRYAQAAALIVHSLQGHLSVINDYYQESKAFETDIITSTESLLNVLIDSSYKLKEWRIGEPSGFTLKYEDDLDPARAEYHRSRHSLDAVRAILEAHQQVIANGLYDISAAAGAENEATLVNTVIAEALAACDAFENAYEDDIAGAHAARLYDKLDSLHDAYYVSLINALDLTAEIIEADGD; via the coding sequence ATGAGAGCACTTTTAACCGCCTTGACACTCTCGGCCGTGCTGCTGATGAGCGGATGCGGCGACAACGCGTACGACGGAGAGACCGGGCTGATCAAGACCACAGCCGCCGGTTCGGCCTCCCTCGTCTCACTCAACAACCGGGTGCTGCGGGCCAATTCCCAAGCAGCCTCGGAAGCCGCGCAGGAAGCCCTTGACGCGATGCATGCGCTGGAAACAGAAGTCAACGAAGAGAGCTATGCCGGGGCAACAGCCTCCTTTGTCACCTTGATGACGGCATGGAAAAGGGTGGAAGCCACCTATGTTGCCCAGGATTTCGAAGAGGCCCTGATCGACATGCCCCGCTTCATCGACCAGTTCAATATCGGCAAGAACAGCGATATCCCTGCACAAATGGACAGTGTCGTCAACGGCAGCGGCGATGTCGCCGCTGCGCTCTACACCAGCTCCCACAAGACGCTCAATGCCCTGGAGTATCTGCTCTACGGCGATGAGCAGAACAGTTCGGCCCAGATGGTAACCCTGATGGCGTCGAATCCGCGTTATGCGCAGGCGGCGGCCCTGATCGTTCACTCCCTCCAGGGCCACCTCTCTGTCATCAACGACTATTATCAAGAATCCAAAGCCTTTGAAACGGACATTATCACCTCGACAGAGAGCCTGCTCAACGTTCTGATCGACAGCAGCTACAAGCTCAAGGAGTGGCGTATCGGCGAACCCTCCGGATTTACACTCAAATACGAGGACGATCTGGATCCCGCCCGCGCGGAGTACCACCGTTCCAGACACTCTCTCGATGCCGTCAGGGCGATCCTCGAAGCCCATCAGCAGGTGATTGCCAACGGACTCTACGACATCAGCGCCGCTGCCGGTGCAGAGAACGAAGCGACCCTAGTCAATACGGTCATCGCCGAGGCACTGGCCGCCTGTGACGCTTTTGAAAACGCCTACGAGGATGATATTGCAGGAGCCCATGCTGCACGCCTTTACGACAAACTCGACAGCCTCCACGACGCCTATTATGTCTCGCTGATCAACGCCCTCGACCTGACGGCGGAGATCATCGAAGCCGACGGAGACTGA
- a CDS encoding sterol desaturase family protein, with the protein MIGIDYLFNEHQRIFWLYLASAFVIALYFVWRRPEYRKILFAKTIWWHRSAQLDYLYFFVIALIKALLIAPLLFSAAEVALAMVKGMQLLFGYQPMLRWEKTAIVLLYTLALFVVSDLTRYWLHRMMHRIPLLWRFHRVHHSAEVLNPATFYRVHPVENLLFGLRYALSAGFVSGIFIYFFGARVGLVEFLGANAFVVLFTLAGANLRHSHLPLRFPAVFEKIFVSPYMHQLHHSTTHTHTNFGGALSIWDALFGTRLIQKSEDLRFGIDENVNHNSVLALLFEPFNLHTGTEK; encoded by the coding sequence ATGATCGGCATCGATTACCTCTTCAATGAACACCAGCGCATCTTCTGGCTCTACCTTGCAAGCGCTTTTGTGATCGCCCTTTACTTCGTGTGGCGCAGACCGGAGTATCGTAAGATCCTCTTCGCCAAAACCATCTGGTGGCACCGATCGGCACAGCTGGACTATCTCTACTTCTTTGTGATCGCCCTCATCAAAGCCCTGCTGATCGCACCGCTGCTCTTCAGCGCGGCAGAGGTCGCCCTCGCCATGGTGAAGGGGATGCAGCTGCTCTTCGGCTACCAGCCGATGTTGCGGTGGGAGAAGACGGCCATCGTTCTGCTCTACACCCTGGCCCTCTTTGTCGTCAGCGATCTCACCCGCTACTGGCTGCACCGCATGATGCATCGTATCCCGCTGTTATGGCGTTTTCACCGCGTTCACCATAGTGCCGAAGTCCTGAACCCGGCCACCTTTTACCGGGTCCACCCGGTCGAAAATCTTCTTTTCGGTCTGCGTTACGCACTTAGTGCTGGGTTTGTCAGCGGGATTTTTATCTACTTCTTCGGCGCGCGCGTCGGTCTGGTCGAGTTTCTAGGTGCCAACGCCTTCGTGGTCCTATTTACCCTCGCCGGTGCAAACCTCCGCCACTCACATCTGCCGCTTCGTTTTCCGGCGGTGTTCGAAAAAATATTCGTTTCGCCCTATATGCATCAGCTCCACCACTCGACGACCCACACCCATACCAACTTCGGCGGTGCACTCAGCATCTGGGACGCTCTCTTCGGGACGCGTCTCATTCAGAAGAGCGAAGATCTTCGCTTCGGCATTGATGAAAACGTCAACCACAACAGCGTCCTGGCACTGCTGTTCGAACCCTTTAATCTACATACAGGAACAGAAAAATGA
- a CDS encoding cytochrome c peroxidase has product MKNFQTFAAAAASALLLNACNGSSGNDTADVALYSTKEALGAALFFDTNLSFNRTQSCATCHNPEHSFIDDRENIVEGAVSLGDNGTSLGERNAPTAAYAKFSPHFSLTGAHPKGGQFLDGREDDLKGQAGGPPTNPIEMGMPSKAATVTRIEENSDYVDAFKQLYGDAVFSDAESAYAAMAESIAKFEKTELFAPFDSKYDRYLQGEYTMTSQEELGMALFFSEANTNCATCHQLNSQSETAKETFSSYEFHNIGVPPNTDLYSANTPLAGGVIDDGLFRNPAVSDEAHKGKFKTPTLRNIAVTGPYMHNGVFRGLRTVIEFYDHMGSGDRPENPETGLPWGDPETNATVNRTDLSMPALTDTKIDALVAFLKTLTDKRYEQLLE; this is encoded by the coding sequence ATGAAAAACTTTCAAACCTTTGCAGCCGCAGCGGCGTCGGCACTCCTGTTGAATGCCTGCAACGGCAGCAGCGGCAACGACACAGCTGATGTCGCGCTCTACAGCACAAAAGAGGCACTCGGAGCAGCACTCTTTTTCGACACCAACCTCTCCTTCAACCGCACCCAATCCTGTGCGACCTGCCACAACCCCGAACACAGTTTCATAGATGACCGGGAGAACATCGTAGAGGGGGCGGTCTCTTTAGGCGACAACGGCACCTCTCTGGGCGAGCGCAACGCCCCGACGGCAGCCTATGCAAAGTTCTCGCCTCACTTCAGCCTGACCGGAGCACATCCCAAAGGCGGTCAGTTTCTCGACGGGCGTGAGGATGACCTGAAAGGGCAGGCGGGCGGACCGCCGACCAACCCTATCGAGATGGGGATGCCGAGCAAAGCAGCGACCGTGACGCGCATCGAAGAGAACAGCGACTATGTCGATGCCTTTAAACAGCTCTACGGCGATGCCGTCTTCTCCGATGCAGAAAGCGCCTATGCCGCTATGGCAGAAAGCATTGCAAAATTTGAGAAGACAGAGCTCTTCGCCCCTTTCGACAGCAAATACGACCGCTACCTGCAAGGGGAGTACACGATGACCTCTCAGGAGGAGCTCGGTATGGCTCTTTTCTTTTCCGAGGCCAACACCAACTGCGCCACCTGCCACCAGCTCAACTCCCAGAGTGAGACGGCCAAAGAGACCTTCAGCAGCTACGAGTTCCACAACATCGGCGTACCGCCCAATACGGATCTCTACAGCGCAAATACGCCGCTTGCCGGCGGTGTGATCGACGACGGCCTCTTCAGGAACCCCGCCGTCAGTGACGAGGCGCACAAGGGCAAATTCAAAACGCCGACCCTGCGCAATATCGCCGTCACCGGCCCCTACATGCATAACGGCGTCTTCAGGGGGCTCCGCACCGTGATCGAATTTTACGACCATATGGGGAGCGGAGACCGGCCGGAGAACCCCGAGACCGGCCTGCCGTGGGGCGATCCCGAGACGAACGCCACCGTCAACCGCACCGACCTGAGCATGCCGGCACTGACTGACACAAAGATCGACGCCCTTGTCGCCTTCTTGAAGACGCTGACCGATAAGCGCTATGAGCAGCTGCTCGAGTAG
- a CDS encoding transcriptional repressor: MLYINPKERDSLICFRRALYHHLKENRKRYSDQRELVLKLLHEQSHPVSIDYLTRQLADGKKSAGYATVRRHINFFAEMGWLIIINRVKKGYLLKKECLYDEEVIDIELPLP; the protein is encoded by the coding sequence ATGCTTTATATCAATCCAAAAGAACGCGACTCTCTGATCTGCTTTCGAAGAGCGCTCTACCACCATCTCAAAGAGAACAGGAAGCGCTACTCCGACCAGAGAGAGCTGGTACTCAAACTGCTGCACGAGCAGAGCCATCCGGTCAGCATCGACTACCTGACCCGTCAGCTCGCCGACGGCAAAAAGAGCGCCGGATACGCCACAGTGCGACGCCATATCAACTTCTTTGCCGAGATGGGGTGGCTGATCATCATCAACAGGGTTAAAAAAGGGTATCTCCTGAAAAAAGAGTGCCTTTATGATGAAGAGGTGATCGACATCGAACTTCCCCTGCCGTGA
- a CDS encoding M90 family metallopeptidase, translating into MGYSSALLLVFGGLGATLFGLYLLYDMRKKGLLHKIESLPFPEHYKTILSKTPYYHRLSLADQKRVQRSILLFIHTKEFVGVHTDVTEEMKVVIAFYACLLLLHKETESCYESLKTIIVYPHAVVTKQIKAFGGIYTKGEFLIQGQSANDTVVITWHEAKKEAYHLRHSNVIIHEFAHEIDMMDGVVDGVPPIERSKYDGWVNVLYREFNTLNAIALKDRGWGKYKLLGEYAASNEAEFFAVVTERFFESPASLKHHFPELYNMLKGFYNIDTAKLCA; encoded by the coding sequence ATGGGTTATTCAAGTGCACTTCTTCTAGTGTTCGGGGGCCTGGGTGCGACGCTTTTTGGCCTCTACCTTCTTTACGACATGCGCAAGAAGGGGCTTCTTCACAAGATAGAGTCGCTTCCCTTCCCCGAACACTACAAAACGATCCTCTCGAAGACACCCTACTATCATAGACTCTCTTTAGCCGACCAGAAGAGAGTGCAGCGCTCGATCCTTCTGTTTATCCATACTAAGGAGTTTGTCGGTGTCCATACGGATGTCACGGAGGAGATGAAGGTGGTTATTGCCTTCTACGCCTGCCTGCTCCTGCTGCATAAGGAGACGGAGAGCTGTTACGAGAGCCTAAAGACGATCATCGTCTACCCGCACGCCGTCGTGACAAAACAGATAAAAGCCTTCGGTGGCATCTACACCAAAGGGGAGTTTCTGATCCAGGGGCAGTCGGCCAACGATACGGTCGTGATCACCTGGCACGAGGCGAAAAAAGAGGCCTACCATCTGCGCCACAGCAACGTCATCATCCATGAGTTCGCCCACGAGATCGACATGATGGACGGCGTTGTCGACGGGGTGCCGCCGATAGAGAGATCGAAATATGACGGTTGGGTCAATGTGCTCTACAGAGAGTTCAATACGCTCAATGCGATCGCACTCAAAGACCGGGGCTGGGGAAAATACAAGCTTCTCGGCGAGTATGCGGCAAGCAACGAGGCGGAGTTCTTCGCGGTTGTCACCGAGCGTTTTTTTGAGTCCCCTGCCTCGCTGAAACACCACTTCCCGGAACTCTACAACATGTTAAAGGGATTCTACAATATCGATACGGCAAAGCTTTGCGCATAA